In Nicotiana tabacum cultivar K326 chromosome 10, ASM71507v2, whole genome shotgun sequence, the DNA window AATAGAACTGGCTCAGTAGTCTCTTTCagagacttatgagaaacaaacagagaGAACAACAAGTTTGAAACATAGGGAATACATTTAGGCAAAGCTTGTCACTCAAACAAGTTCAGAAAAGAAAAAGCGATACGGGTTTAGGAAAATAGTAGATGAAACATGCTTAGGGTTCAAACAAAGTCCAGTAAAGGTAAGCAAGGAGCAAAAGCTCAGTATAAAATATAGTAGAGTAACATACGAGATAGACATGTAAAGCATGCTTATAGAACCCAGTAGAGGGAAGAACAGAACACAAAAATAGAAGAACATGCATCGTATGGCAAACATAAGAACACAAGAGAAAAACTCATAAGAACGTGGTACagacagattcacacaaagaaaagaagaagaagaagaagaagaagaagttattttgagattttttcaaaaaccctaaattgaaagcgaactaattttgaaaagaaaattggggaaaagcaTTAAAACGTTGAATATAGCACGAATTCATCACAGATCTAAGTAAATAAAAGAGGAAGGAACCTCGAATAGctttagggtttctctgaaaccctagaaatgagaaggcATGGAAGAGGTCTGGTCTTGAGTCAGAGATGGCCATGGCTAGGCTTCTAAAGCTCGAATAcgtcggagcaaggccggagaggcCATGGAACCACAGATCTGAGAAGATCTGAACGAACGTCGTTGAGGTCAAACCTCGAAATCTCGAACACCCATGGCTTAGGAGTGAAGGAAGGTGAGCACAGGTCATCCATGGCCTGAAAAGCCATGGACTCCGGCGAGATAATGGTCGGAGACGACGAGGGAGGCGATTAGGGTTTCGAGTGCTTGAGAGCGTTTTGAGAGAGAAGAGGTTTTAGAGGAGGCTGTCTAAGATAAATGAGGGTTAGGGTTGGGGGGTTgatagaattaaaaaggaaagggtcgtttgtggccgttgatcaaaatgatcaacggcctagattaaaagGATTTCCAGGCGGGTAGGATTAAACGGGTCAAGGGGATGGGTTTGAATGAATTGGGCTGGTCCAATTGAGTTCGAAATTGGGCTGATTTCaggctgaaattgaaatggaatttgggttataattgaaatgaattgaggctacaattgaaatagccaatttttccttttattattttataaaaatagtaaaaatgttttaaaagcaaattaaaggcACTGAGTCaactaataatatataaatattaatttgaaaatattgggatcaattttgtaattataaaatgctattaaatcttaaagaggctagtattgcaattatatgcaatttggctttaaaaataccaaacgaatttgtaaaaaaatgtgcaaaaatcatGCTGgatatattttggtgtaaatatgagaataaaataaattattctccaAAATGGAAAGCTTTGGGAGTAATTATTGGATTTTATGGTGtaaaaataggccataaattaGGGTTgatgtgcttatatatgcacatatatgttatttttgtgcttatatatgcacatatatattattttggaAGTGTTTTGGGTATAAAAaaacataggaaaaaattggatatcaagaGTCGCACGTGCTGGATTACAACAAGGTTTAgctagatgagagtttgggttatgaagaggatcCAATTGCCATTATTGACAGGCAAGTTCGCTAGTTGAGGGCCAAGAAGATTGTTGTGGTGAAGGTCTAGTGGAGgagtcaaccagtcgaggaagaaACTTGGGAGGCCGACGAGGACATGAGGAGCAGATATCCGCATCTTTTCAGCAATCCGAGTCTGATTCTAGACTCgctcgaggatgaacgtttgtttaagaggtggaaaatTTAATGACGCTATCGGTCGTTTTGCTCTACATCCCTGTTCCCCGAATTAATACTCCTTGTATGTGATTTTATTGTTTTATGACCTGTAGGGATGGTTAGTTTAGGTTTGGAAGgtttcgggttgaaatcgaaacacttagttccttaatagtagcCTATAATGGTTATGTTTTTTGACTaaagtcaacgttttgagcaaacgaactcgaaatcgggatttgatagtcccaataggttcgtatgatgattttggacttgggcatgtgttcggatcgggtttcggatgactcgggagcgttttaacgcttaatattgaaagttggcgcattggaGATTttccaagttctttaagtttggtatggagtagactttggtgttatcgaggatCGATTCTAATTCCAAGCTCtagaatagttctgtatggtgatttatgacttttacgcaaaatttggcatcattccgagttgatttgataggaaccAGACGTGCAGAAGTGTTTCTAGAAGCTTTTGAGTTTCATGATTTAATTCATgcattttggtgtccgattcgtgaTTCTAGATTTTATTTCACTGCTTCGATCGTGCgagtgagtttgtatgatgtttttagacttgtgttgacATTTAGtatggagcctcgagggctcgagtgtgtttcaaaCGTGTTCGGAGGGGTGGAAGGACTTCAGTTTTTCTGGGGGTTTTTTGTTGGTGCCTCAGGTATCACAAATGCGAGGTTTTGTTTACATTTGCGAACCtcgcttcgcaattgcgatgaagtCTGGGCAAGGCAGGGCTTGTATTTGCGAGCTTTTCCTTCACTTTTGTGATCAACCCCACTTCGCATTTTTGAAGCATtgggtcgcaaatgtgacctgGACAGAAATGATCAGACTTCGCAATTGCAATgcttttgtcgcaattgcgaccaccgCATTTGCGAACCAAATATCGAaaatgcgacatctacaactGGTGCAAGGGCTTTTATTACGGGACTTAGACCTTTTCCTCATATTTTCATTTAATATTGGCAGATTTTGAGAGCACTTTAGAGGGAGATTCTCATCAACATCCTAAGGTAAGTAACACCTACCCATTTTCAAGTTAATTATGGGGATTTTAGATAGATTAAACAtgagaaaattgtgaaaacttggGGGATTTgttaaaaatctaggtttttgataaaaatgaaatTTGACCATGATATTGGTTATGGAACtaagtaaaaattatataattgagttcgtgagctatgggtaatatttattttcaaaaaaattcggaatccggacacgtggaCCCGGGGACGAATTTTAAGAAtgttccaatttgggttgggttaTGACTCTAgaagctaaattatgaacttttaaatatgtattgattaaattatataacatttgtctagtttcggattgtttgaCATCGACTTGGGGGTTTTAGAGCGGATTAGTGAACCGGAAGTGAGATTGGGAACAAGGTAACtctcttgtctatccttgtaagagggaactcatccccttaggcaTATTATTGTTGTgtattacttgtgtggggagctacatacacacgaggtgacgagagtccatgagtagctatattccatgatatgtccgggtagactttgATTCACATCATGCTTAGCCCAAAACCATGCTCATTGGAGAAAAGTATGGGGAAATTAGAAGAGACCTTGATGTTTTAATTATACTGTTGTAATTATCATGCATATTAATTGTTTTGATTAGATCTAAGACTAGGGAACTAAATTTGCAATTATCGATTTAGCCTTCTTATTTCGAAGAATTTGGGGAATActtaataaatatgaaaaatccATGTCTTCTTGTCTCAcaagtacttccgcgagcgaggtaaatttctctactattatgggatcaggccattCGCTTCGACAATACGAtaacaccactcttatgggatagggtcgttcgcctcggcaatacgATGGTAACACTGCTCTTATGGAATTgggtcgttcgccttggcagtatGATGGTAacattattcttatgggatcgggccgttcacctcggcagtattAAGTACCACTATgcttatgggatcaggccattCTCCTCGGCATTTTCGTGCTTAATAATCGAAACGGGTTCCAGTTTGGGTAATTGAGTAGTGCCTTCACGGCCAATTATGAGATGTTGGTGATGTGATATGGACTCTCGTTGTATTTATTCTAGCTCATTTATTTGTTTCATTGATACATGTTGTATGctcaccatgtctactttatgcacTTACATTACTattattgacctctagtaagtgtcaagtcgacccctcatcactatttCTTCgtggttagactagatacttactgggtacgcattgtttTCCGTACTCACGCTACATATGTACACtgatgtgcaggtactgagataGGTTCCACCGGTGGTCACGTAGGTGCATAGTCGATCATCtacggagacttagtggtgagttgcTTGACTTGCTACGATCCGCAGCACCATagtctccctctatcttatttacTATTCCTTTCTATTACTTTCGGACAATAGCTttagtagttttgtatattctctagattgcGCATGTACTTGTGATACCGAGTTTAGAGAATTTGTAGCACTTATATattggtattttcttttaaaatattggTCGCATTTGCATAAAATCTAGTTTGAAGTGTTCTCTAAAAAGACAAACTTCcgtattaaaattatttaaaaggggTAAATAAATTGTAGTTACACTTgtgggcttgcctaacaacgacgTTAGGTGCAGTCACGATCTATTACAGATTTGGGTTGTGAAAATACCAGAATATAATCATAGCTTTTAACATGACTACAGGTTTACATATTTCAAATGGAACTCCTAAGAATGCTTAACAAGATCTCAGACTATCAGTCATAGTTAACTTTGAAATTGATGACAGAACTAGAGTGTTAATCTCATTATGAAATAGGCAAATTATTATATCCAAGTTGTAGCAATAAGAAGTTTCCCTTAGGGTTCACAGATTAACTTCAATTCATATTAAAGGGAAAGAGAGAACTAGATACAATTTCAAGACAGTGCACAGAAGCATGAAATCATGAAGGAGAAATAGAGATTCATGCAGAACTTTCATTTAACTACACGCATAGATGTTTCAACTAGGTTATGATCTTACAAAATAGGATGAGTTTCAATAATTATAAAGTCAGGTCAACAATGTCATTAAGGAGGTTAAAGGCAGGGAATATCTGATACTAAGCAGGCTCAATTCAGCTATACAGATTAAAGGTTAACATTTGAACATGATGGATTTCTTCCCAACTTATAAAATAGTTAATACTCAGATGCAGCAGATGTGACTATAGTCTAATTCAGTAAAGATGACCTAATCATAATAGAATATATGCAGAGATAGTTTCTGATGTTCATAAGAGTTGACTTAGTTAACTTAATGAAACTTACAGATGTGATTAGCAGTTAAACACATATATAAGACTTTCATAATGATGATTTAAAGGTTGTTTTGGAGTCAACAAACACTTATATGAAGAAATAAAGCATATTGAACACTTAAACTTCACATACTTCAGCTAACTGGTGAAGGATTAAACCATGAGCACTCATATATGTTCTAGTTAGAGTCATCAAACAGCAACCTTAAATACAAATTAGTGTTATAGATACAAAGATCACAataaaacattaaagaaagatCTGAAATTTAGACAAAATGGGAAGTCATTATGGCATATTAAGGAAATTAATCGTATAAACTATTTGATACAGAATAGAAGTCATCAAGGTCACATAACAACTAAATCAATACTGATTTGGGATACTTAACAGCATAACAGATGACTATAGATCAACACCAAATCATTACAAACTAGAataaacaactataaactaatgaaaaacatcaaaaatgaaaaCAGTTAATAGAAAGATATCAGCATATCCATGATCTTCGAATAAAATAGTCAAAAAAGAAAGGGTGAAAGTATACTGACCTTTTCTAGGATAGCAGACCAAACGGATTTAACTTAGCCATATGAAAACCAAAGCTTCAAGCTTTTGAGCAGTGAAAAAACTCggaaacaaaaagaaacaaaaattgaTGTGTGGGAGCTTAAGATTTTGAAATCTTAGTGGTTTTGATACTTCGTATCAAATTTTAGGTCTTGTTGGTGAGAGCATTCAAGGCTCTATTTATAGTGCCATTCATGGGCTTAAGGTTCTACATATTCAAACTCAGTAGTGGAAGATGACAGAGGGTTGATGATGCTAGAAAAGTGGGTGAAATCAGAAGAATACAGAAGGAAATCAGTAGTGATTTTTCCCTGAAGAAGGGAAAGGCTGACCGTTAGAAGTAAAAATCAGTAGATAAAGCTCGGAGACCCAGAAGTCATTGTGTTTGACCTCTGGGTATAGAATATTCATCAAGAGACTCTGAAGAAGCTCCATGCATGCTTCAATAAGATAACACATGAGAAATGTGAAGATTTGATGTTTCATGTTTAAGCTAGGGTTTTCGGATTTGGGCGTTTGAATCTTAAAGACGGTATGGGAAAAATTCAGCAAGGATCGTGGGTAATGAAGACAGATATGATGATTTCTGGGTGATTTAAgaccttgcacgaatttgtgcaaggttcCCTTGACTGATTAGGGTGATGGGTTTGagagaaataagagagaaagGGGACAAAAGGGCGACTGGACAGTagggaaatgatttagggtttgaaggggattgGGTCGGCTCTAGGGGTCGTTGATTctttagatcaacgaccctcatAATTTAGGTTTTAAATGATTTTAAGGAGAAAATGTGAGGGCCGTTAATCTTCTAATTTCAATGGCTATGATTAAACCCTAAGAGattaaacaataaaagaaaagataGATTAAACACGTACCGTTGATGAAATAGATCAACAGTCCAGATCTGTTGTGTTTTCTCTATGAGTGAGGGAGACTGGTGATATGGCGTGCTCTGATTGCTTTAAATGGACTGACAAGGATTGCCAACTTGGAATGAAggggttgtttggattgggtcagGTCCGGATTTGGGCTTGATATTTtgggctaaaaataatttaactaatagccaatttgtaattaattaagaaattacaattgtagccttttagtcttttaacctttttaaaattaatttaaatttacttaattatttccaaataaatatagtaaaattataaataccaaacatactcactaattttgaatttttaacaTAGTAATCTAATTAATCAAAATTCAAGAAGTAATtcgttaaattaattataaaacctctgttggttattttaaaaattattttaataacattaaaatattaAGTATATTTTTAATTACACAATATTAATACTGGGTgattaatttcaaaattaatgcttaactaatttgtaaaaaataggtatttattgacagaaaatactttcaaaacatttattataaattattaagtacaagtaaatcaatttaaaaagggagggtcaaaattggccgtcaacaactgcccctctttaacCGAAGACAATGAAAGAGTTTTTTGGCAAAGAAACTGAACCAAAGCCAAATTTGTCCTGACTTTAGGCATACATTGCAGGAATGGCACGCAAATTATGAGCTGCGGGATTTAGGAAATTTCTAAGAGAAAATTTAGGGAATTGGGCCGAgttctggctttgaattgcttacataccttGGGCTTAACGAAGATCAGACCTCATTAGTTCTGGAGTTGGGACTTTGAGAAAGCGTTGTTTGTAAGAATTGCCCTAATATCGTATTATGACCATACTGCAAGGCGGAGGATTGGCATTCATGATAGCTTGAATTTACGGCTTGACTTGAAAGATTTGAAGAATTAGAGTTCTGCTGATTATTTTGAGCTTGGGCTTGGATTCTTGGTCCGCTAATGAGTTTGTTGTCTCTCATAGTGTTGTAGTTTGGTCTGCTGCTTAGAAAGAGTTCCACGTTGCAATGTTTGTTTTTGCAAAAATGAAACGGACACATACCCATATGTTATAATGCAGTATATGTTAAGATGTGATGTAAATGATATAGGAATGATGATGCATGACTGCCGGCGAGCCTTTTTTTGGGATCGGAATGATAGGATACTTGAACTTGACTCGATTATTTATAATGCATCTCCGCTTGTTGGGAAAGTTTTGCATTAAATAGTGTCTCCGtttgttgggagagcttgactTGTAGAGTGCGtatccgcttgttgggagagctttgcactgatAAGTATCTCCGCTTATTAGGAGAGCTTGATTTGTAGAGTGCGTCTCTGCTTAttgggagagcttgatttgtAGAGTGCATCTCCGCTTAttgggagagcttgatttgtagagtgcgtctccgcttgttgggagagcttatTATTGAAAATTGTAAAGTAATCTCTACTTGGGAGCAATTTGACTACAAACGTAATCATGCCTGAAGTTGCATGAGTAAAACGTCAAAACATTCAAAATAATAACACCAAGAGATACCCTTGACTACGGAGCTAAGTTGCAGCCATCGATTGGCAGAACATCGGTGATGAGGTTTGCAACTGACTATTCTGGCCTCCGTTGTGATGGAGCGGCGGTGCGAATTTTTCCTTTGATGGAGTGAacagtttgctatatacaagACTTCGATTGGTGAAACCGACGTTTTATTTGTATAGAATATTTCGATGGATTGAGCTCATAATTTGCTATATACAAGGCTCCAATTAGCGAAGCCAGCAGCTCGTTTTGTACAAGGTGCTCCGATTGGTTGAGTAGGCAGTTGGCTATATAAAGGACTTTAATTGGCGAAGCCAACCGTTCATTTTGTACAAGGTGCTCTGATTGGATAAGTAGACGGTTTGCTATGTACAATGTGCCTTTCCCGCATTAGCGATCCGACTCCAAGATACCTGCAAAACGTTCACGAATTAGTTTCAGTTGTACCAAAAAATTTAGATTAAGGAAGAAGGATGATAATCCTGAGAAAATGGCACATTCATCATTTGCCCCAGCGTAATGCCAACATTTCTTTGCGTCCTGTTGACCTTACtctcaaagaaaaattcttagtgGGAATAGGGGTTGGTCTGTGTCGACCACATCATTATTTTTTCCCCATCCCTTGATATGGCTACACCACAAAGTTCAATAGGTGGAACAAATTGCtacattaagaaaatatttttttgaaattttttgtttTAAGGCAAGTGTCGTTATTCCGGATTATGATATGCTACGAAAGGTTCTTTGAACGCGAGCGTTGATCCTTGAAAACTTTACCCTGTTGGTGTCGATCCTCCATGATGCGACTACTTGCCGTTGGGGCTCCGTCATAGTTCGAACTAATGCATTACAAAGGTTTTCCTAAGGTTATGGCTGAACCCTTTTAGGTAGACTACATATCCAAAATGAAATTAGGCCTGAACGTAGTTCGTGGATGATGataaaaatatgataaatatGACCAAGCCTGACTCAGGTAGCCTACGTATCTAAATGGAATCAGGTTAAGATGTAGTTTGATTACAATagatgcaaaatgatgagattaaGAATAAAATGGCCGAGTCTgactcaaactgcctacgtatCCATAAGGAGGGAGAGAAATCAAAACTtacgtgggttgcctacatatccctccgtgggaagtcaggttgaacgtagttctgttacagcaaaacctaactctatttgccttcaaacatagtatcttttgattgCGTCTGAGTTGACGGGCCTCGTGTTGACTTTTCCATCCATTTCTTCCAAGATCAGAGCTCCACCTAACAACACTCGGTGAAccacgtaaggaccttgccaattaGGTGCGAAGTTTCCTTTGCTTATTTCTGGTGGAGAAAGATTTTCTTTAGAACTAATTACCCCGGTGTGAACTGGCGAGGCTTCACTATTTTGTTGAATGCACTGGCCATTCTGTCCTGATATTGTTGATCATGGCATACTGCATCCATTCTTTTCTCGTCAATAAGTATGAGTTTCTCCTGTCTGACATGTATCCACTGTACATTGTCCAACTTGGCCTCTTGGATGACCCTTAAAGATGGTATCTCGACCTCCACGGGTATCACAACTTCGGTGCCATATACTAACATGTACGacgttgccccagttgatgttcTCATAGTGgtccgataacccaataaggtgAAGGATAGTTTCTCGTGCCATTTCCTGTGATTGTGCACTATCTTTCGCAGAATTCTCttaatattcttgttggctgcctcaactgcccCATCCATTTATGGTATATAGGTTGTGGAGTTGCAGTGGATGATTCTGAACTTCTCGCAGATTTCCCTGTGAGATCACTATTGAGGTTACAggcattattagtgatgattgACTCAGGTATCTCAAATCGGCAGACGATGTTGTTTCGAATGAAATTTGCCACTACCTTCTTTTATGACGACCTTGTAGGTAGatgctttgacccatttggtgaagtaatcgatggATTCCAAGATGAAGCGGTGCCCATTTGATGCAGCGAACTCTATAGGTCCAATCATATATGCCCCAAGCAATGAATGGCCAAGGCAAACCCATCACATTCAACTCATAAGGAAGAAACTGATGAAATCCTTGTGAATATGGTAATGGTGACACTTCTGTACGTAGTGGATACTATccctttccatggtcatccaaaagtatccagctCTCAAGATCTTCTTGGCTAACGTGAACTCATTCACGTGGGGTCCACATGTTCCTGCATGTATTTCTTCCAGTAATCTGGTTG includes these proteins:
- the LOC142165171 gene encoding uncharacterized protein LOC142165171, which gives rise to MDGAVEAANKNIKRILRKIVHNHRKWHEKLSFTLLGYRTTMRTSTGATSYMLVYGTEVVIPVEVEIPSLRVIQEAKLDNVQWIHVRQEKLILIDEKRMDAVCHDQQYQDRMASAFNKIVKPRQFTPG